AGGTATTAGTGaataacacaatttttttttctattcaattttaACATCAATAACATGATGCACTTAGtataatttgtttatatataaaataattacataaataaatattttgttttcgtCCAATAAAATAACATACCCAAATAATGAAACTTATAGTAGGTGACTAGCCTcaattatttctcttatttagTCGGAAAGATTTCTTATCAATAGTATATTAAAGGCTAATAACTTCTTTATTAACTAGAGTTGCACTGCATTATTACCTCTACCAATGATCATGAAAGTCCACAACTTATTCCTTGTTGACCAAGACTAATAACCACAGTTTTAAGCTTAAGGTTAACACGACAAGCGTAAGAATGCTATGAAAGACATCCTATATTAAGGGTCCCTCCTCAaatttccaaaaagaaaaaaagaaaaaaaaatactgctATAGTAAGGGCCCTGGGGCATATGCCCTTTctcaaatttcccaaaaaaaaaaaatcatgatcttATGAATAATGTCCACAtcaaatttacaataaaaaataaaataaaatcatacatATAATtagagatttttaaaaaattaaaattaacctaaaaacataaatttaattttgaactCAATGAAAAGAATTAATACAATTATTAATAAGGAGGATCAAAATTAGGCTTATTTAGTTCCATAacaaagttctttttttttttttttgaaaaactacACATTGataaataacataattttttttaattcaattttaaaataaaatgacatgaCATGATTTGCATAatctatttatatataaaacaaatacataaataaacattttactgTAATtgagtaataataatattgtgctTGAATAATGAAACTTACACCGGATGGTTAGCTTTAATAATAACCACagtttcaaaataattataataaaatagaatgtCAATTTCGCTCAcataacaatcaaataaataatataccacttctaatttattttataaattgaggaacaaatcaaaatataattttgaaaatattactTGACCCATTCGTTGATCTACTTTAAGGAATTAGACCgttttaaaataacttattacACTATTAAGaccattcatatttttttaaatcataatccAAACCtaataaaactaataataataataataattacttcttggtatttatctaaaattttaatttggcaTTCTTGGTATTcatctaaattttaatttgacaTTCTTGATAATATTTAAGCTATATTTGGTTgccaaaaaatttgaggaaaaatgcaaaggaaataaaatagagagaaaaactaaagtgaaggaaaaaaaaatttaagttaataaattatttttatttgttactttaaGTTCGTTTACTTATTTTAACCCATTGatatgaagattaaataattaaaaaatgtataagtttttactagttttgattatatttgatttttttttttttttgtatttttcatagaaaaaccaaacatgataaaattatttttcttgatattttttttctttcattagtgCTCTctaagaaccaaatataaccttataTTTTACATTCCAATATTATGTGATGACATTATtatattcttaatatttttctaaccaAATCACTTCAATTacccaatttcaaatttctatgCAACCCTTATTCTCAAGTATGTTCTTAGTGATATATCCTTGTTGCTTATTTGTTTAAACTAAtgtagtatttattttttggctgaatagaaaaagtaattaaatattttatcttttctattcaattaaaaggaACTTgttaatatcaatcaatataattaaagtgaatttattattaataattttaatttagttatatttgttaatattaataagatattttagttgaataaaaaaagtcaaatattttaacattttttattcagtcaaatattttaattttttctattcaaccaaaaaacaaacaccacctaatgtaaaaaaatatttacataaacaCATAGATTAATGATATATGATTAAAGGATACTAACAATAGGAAATCACTATAAAGAACATACCTGTTTAAGCCATGATAAAAAACCGTGATTGATTGTTGTAACCAAGTCTTCCTCTCTATGATCTTGATAATAGCTATGGTGGCTATATGGGAAAACAGATAAACCCTATTTATATAGATTAGAGAAGGGACCTAgcataactcaaattggattctcattgggccctcccataatgggcttcaatgagacccatagcctacacttgccactcaactgagtttctactcaaaagatgcaaaACCCAATCTAAAATGTGATCACTAATTAATTGGGCTCATTATAGAATAGACTATCCATTAACCCGTTtttgcaaatacaaattattcaattaatgttagcccatataaaaaatttccaacattctcccacttgggctacattaattgtttttgaggattcattaaattcattttgaaaataagactcTCGGGTTAAATACAGAAAAGTTTATTTTGTGTGgccacacctttttttttttttttgaaagaaatgataGTCTATAAATAGCATCTTGTTAAACTTATCCGGTCCAACATGGTCTTAATATTGGACTATAATGGTCTATATGTTAATCTCAACAAACATAATGCCCCTTATAGTCACGAATATTTATAACCATATCGACATGGATCGTAAACCCAGTAGTGTAGTAAGAAATCAATGCCAACATGTGATCATCATCTATATGCATTGTTTCTTATCAGTCCTCATTACAATTTACCagcaaaatgaaattgtaattgcaatttctcaacaaaatgaaattgctgcaatttctaaacaatatgaaattgCTTGACTTTAACAAGTCATATGTCACCAACAATGCACCACAAAATCTCAAAATAGTGGTATTTGTGACATCCAATAGTATACAACTATAATTCTTAAGGTTCAATATCTCAAGATACCATGTTGTATGTAATTCAATTACGACATGCTAtaatataatacttaattatgatgatcataataaaaagattttaattttgcaAGTTGCAGAACAATAATGATCAATGTTTGCataaaacaataattgaaataagggaAATCACAAAAGCTCCCACTAAACCAAAGAATCAAAAGACTTAATGACACCCATATTCACAACATGTTCCTTGAACGTTATGGGCTTTAAACCTTTGGTTAGAGGATCAGCTAGCATGGACTCAGTTCTTATGTGCTCAATCACAATATCTCCTTTCTTCACTAAGTCCTTGACTGTAAGGTACTTGATTTCCATATGCTTAGAACCCGTACTAATCTTATTGTTCTTAGAGTAGAACACAACTGCATTATTGTCACAATAAATCACAATATCCATCATTCCTAAAACAAACTCTATGTCTGATCTCCATCTCTTATAGTTTGACCCACTTAGAATTTCAATTGTAGCATTATTGTTGTTCACAGCAAAGGAAACTGATTGACAAAATTTTGCAACTAGATCAATTATGGGCAAtaggtaaaaaaatttaaataatcataAGCAATACAATACAAGAATCAATTGTACTATCATAAACTCCCCTTTGGGCAGAGTCCACAATAAACAACTATTCTCTAAGCATGAAGatcaacaaataatttattaaaatttatttcctttgggcaaataaatttatcaaattatttatctCATTCAATATCCTCatgttgttaaattaatttgcaCAATAACCCCCTTTGGGCAGGCGATTGtacaaattaatctaaaattttcccCATCAACAAAATAGGAACTCATAAACTTGCAAATTTTGATGGTTAAATCACTTTGGTAAAATAACCTCAACAATTCACATGCAACGTTCCAAAATtgggtaaattaaaaaaaaattgcccaaCAGCAATAGTGCATATTAGCgatatatatgcatatgatcAATTATAGTTGCAAGAATTTgaacaacaatttttatttatttattgcactttaaattaattatttaactaGTTTATGTGATTTAGACCAAGTAGGAGAGTATGTATGAAAAAGTTTCAATCTAGAGAGAGTGAGTACTACACTCCTATTCCATATATATTAGCATAATTTCTTGTAAATTCTCAACAGAAAATtataccaaaaaataattttaagctaATTTAATCacataaataagtaataattatttaataaatatttttgacccctaaaaaataaaataatatatctagAAAAATAGATTACAAAAAAACGAGCGTACAGGAAAAAACGGGGCTCAAAACGGACACCGGATAAGGTTATACGCGCCTCACACACTTGACCCGCGAGTGGGGAACGTGTAGCACGTGTGGCATGTGCTGGAGGTCATCTTCAACCTCCAACATTGGATCCAAAATTCTGCAATACGGGTCAAATGACCCGGTTGCAACCCGGAttacaaacaattaaaaaaaatgtttttttgatcGGGATCTTGAGGGCTTTTAAACTTTAGGTTGTTTCTAACAATTCTAGgacatttaatcataaaaaaaaaaaaacaacttaaagatCTCCATAATTGATTAACAAAATTCGGTTTTTCATACCTCCATAGCCAAGATTGAAAAACTCTATTTTAACACCTATTTCGGCCTCATTTTACATGTATTTTTACATTAACAATATAAGAAGTCTCTTTAcaacaattaattaaacaaacaaaaaaaaacttctcaatcttgctcaaaattttttttttaaaaaaataaataaataaaacgaaTTTTCTAGGGTTCATacccatattttcaaattttcaattttcaccaaATTGAGCCAAAAATCCGAAATTGATGCTACATATCAACTATAATATATGTAAACAACAAAATCTAAGAGTTTAATTTGAGTAAAACACAATAATttgatcaaataaaatttttcttgaatctttaaacaagaaaattccaaaaatttaaaaatttaattactcCCAATTTAAACGACAAAATTGCACATATGATATATCAATTTGAAGCTTGTGACAAGAGGAACAAAAAGCCTAAAGTTTcacaatcaaaagaaactaaaaaaaaaaaaacatgcacaTTCATGGATCACAGATTTggctttgaaaagaaaataaaataagaaactaaaaattttattttcgatTTCCAAATGTAGATCCTAAATCATGTAAATCAGCCTCTGATACcacatgtaaaaaaatatttacataaacaTATAGATTAATGATACATGATTAAAGGATACTAACAATAGGAAATCACTATAAAGAACATACCTGTTTGAGCCATGATAAAAAAACGTGATTGATTGTTGTAGCTGTTGATGCCTCGCGCTCCTGGtgttccacgtagttgccaaatggatggacacgcgatcTCAACCCacaaaggttcttgattcagtcgttatacctgcaaaagacatccggacagggtgtctggacgtaccctccgatggttttgttatccatggttagagagggagatataaatcagttggtcttttactaggtatcaggaGATTACCTTCCTCCTCgtgtgaaggtttatatatagtgtcaggagtactgttcctctcattaatggtggggagatattttatgttgtcatgatgaTATTTAGATGGCAGCAGTGTCATCaccaccctacgggcggctgtcagaaaccgtggtaggtgatgcggctgtcagagatcgtggaaagtgatcatgtagaatgatcgtgggaagtgacttgttgtcacctcaacccgtcctttcactctgcaggtgatgggacgtgggTCATGGTTGGttgttgtgatagcgtgtaagactcgctttactttaatcaATGATTCGGACGATCATATCCGGATAGCCCATGTTGGTTATCCGGATGCATTGTAGAGCGGACGCATTAATGGAAGCCATCCGGATGTCTATACTTTgtaagcgtcgtttgctcttccttgaggcagtccggataCAAAGTGCGCCATGTGTGCTTTATAGGAAGATCCGGATGAGGATGACCCGGATGACAATGCGTTCCAtgtgtcactgtaagatgcgtgccacgtgtcactgcaagatgcgtgccacgtgttctcGGAGGAAGGGGTCCCTACAGTAGCCAAGTCTTCCTCTCTATGATCTTGATAATAGCTATGGTGGCTATATGGGAAAACAGATAAACCCTATTTATCTAGATTAGAGAGGGGACCTAgcataactcaaattggattctcattgggccctcccataatgggcttcaatgagacccatagcctacacttgccactcaactgagcttctactcaaaagatgcaaaACCCAATCTAAAATGTGATCACTAATTAATTGGGCTCATTATAGAATAGACTATCCATTAACTCGTTTTtacaaatacaaattattcaattaatgttagcccatataaaaattttccaacacCTAAATCTCTCAAAAATGTATAAAGccttttatcatcatcatcatcatttatttttcaattcacTTAAGTCTTAATACCTAAGTCCAATAGTTGAATTGAAGGGCCTAAACTACTTTTAAAGGCAAAGACAATTTAGACAAACGCCGAAACCAATTTTAAAACTCTATTGTATTCAAATGGCCCACTGTATTATTTCGTTacattaaattatgaaattaccTAAGTTTTAAATCGAGATAtcacaactaaaaaatatgaactttgtTATAGTAGTAACCGGTTGAAACACCAAGTTGGTTGCAATACTCTTGATAAAAGTTAAGACGTGCTTTGGCAATCTTGTTTTCTCCATCACAAGCCTCAGGATTGAGGGCATTGATCGTTGCACCAAACCCCTGGCCTATTGCAGGGTGCACATAATTCATCCAAAACCATAAAGCCGTTTTAAATGACACAACTGAGTCGTTCGCCACAAGTTCGGGATTGTTCAAACCATCGAACCCTATACTCTCTCCGGCTGCTCCATAGTTGTAGTTCCATGTTATTTGAATTGGTCCTCGCCCATAATAACTCTTCCCAGGCGCACAATCATACTTTGTGGAGCTCGTGTCACAAAAATTATCCGAAGAACCATTTGTCGCCTCAACGCTACAAAAGTCtacacataaaaaatattttcattaatgttTCTTAGAACAAAAGTCTATAACAACCGAcaatattcttaaattatccaccatttttttcttccttctacATATGTTAATCTCATACTATAATATGAATATACATATCCTATgtatcataaattaattttttttaaatttttttattttttttatatacttattttgtaaaataatttttttattataaattaaatttatgattaaaaaaatatttataaattaatatcaatatatgacataaattatttttatatattaaataacataatataaaaaatttatttataaagtttaaatattttaatcataaatattattaaacataagtggaattttatttttttaaataaaaaatattaaaatgaaatataatttttattttaaatattaaaaataatatatatttcatatttttttattaattttataaattaaatataaccataatataatataacatatctaTCCGTAACCAATATAATATATGGATATGATACGGTAAGATATAGATATTTTATCTTGTCAATGGAATCGAAAGGAGTTTAAGTAAAAACAActcaaaataactaaaaatttaaaaacatcatatttttttcccttacaaggaaaaactattttttgattgtgaaatatattttaaaataaaaaacagttaccaaagtAACCAAACCGAACCATATGAAAATTCTTACGGTCAGTCAAACTCGTGACATGAGCGAAGAAAGCGGCGATCTCCCGCTTCGAGTCATCCGCAGAACCACCCTGGCCGAACCCCGGATACGAATTGACGGCACGAAGGAAGGCGCTGCGCGTGTAGAAGCTCCTCCCGGGGCATTTCTGACTAGCTTGATCAAGAATTCCATTGAAGAAATCCTCGGTCACAATATCAGACACAGAAACAC
This region of Vitis vinifera cultivar Pinot Noir 40024 chromosome 5, ASM3070453v1 genomic DNA includes:
- the LOC100244031 gene encoding endochitinase EP3, which codes for MAIKLITILLVGVLAGALPGPALAQNCGCSASVCCSQYGYCGTTKDYCGAGCLAGPCYSSSSSSGGGVSVSDIVTEDFFNGILDQASQKCPGRSFYTRSAFLRAVNSYPGFGQGGSADDSKREIAAFFAHVTSLTDHFCSVEATNGSSDNFCDTSSTKYDCAPGKSYYGRGPIQITWNYNYGAAGESIGFDGLNNPELVANDSVVSFKTALWFWMNYVHPAIGQGFGATINALNPEACDGENKIAKARLNFYQEYCNQLGVSTGYYYNKVHIF